Proteins encoded together in one Procambarus clarkii isolate CNS0578487 chromosome 11, FALCON_Pclarkii_2.0, whole genome shotgun sequence window:
- the LOC138363759 gene encoding probable serine/threonine-protein kinase mkcB produces MSPSSSTTTRPQQQQPVIINNNPLSSTTTRLQQQEPVFINNNPSSSTGARTHQQQPVIINNNPSVSTTTRHHQQQPVFINNNLSSSTTTRPHQQQPVFINNNPFSSRTTRLYQQQPVIINNNPSSSTTTRTNPHEPVLINNNPSSSTTTHTNQHEPVLINNNPSSST; encoded by the coding sequence atgagcccgtcctcatcaactacaacccgtcctcaacaacaacaacccgtcatcatcaacaacaacccgttgtcgtcaacaacaacccgtcttcAGCAACAAgaacccgtcttcatcaacaacaacccgtcctcatcaacaggaGCCCGTACTCAccaacaacaacccgtcatcatcaacaacaatccATCcgtatcaacaacaacccgtcatcatcaacaacaacccgtcttcatcaacaacaacctgtcctcatcaacaacaacccgtcctcatcaacaacaacccgtcttcatcaacaacaacccgttctCATCAAGAACAACCCGTCtttatcaacaacaacccgtcatcatcaacaacaacccgtcctcatcaactacaACCCGTACTAATCCACatgagcccgtcctcatcaacaacaacccgtcctcatcaactacaACCCATACTAATCAACatgagcccgtcctcatcaacaacaacccgtcctcatcaacatga